A stretch of the Lonchura striata isolate bLonStr1 chromosome 17, bLonStr1.mat, whole genome shotgun sequence genome encodes the following:
- the EMILIN3 gene encoding EMILIN-3 yields the protein MRRARALRRRGALLACLSLGTLLALADAKGAFYPPAAPLPYGGRYSLYTAGSSPQLGPGKPVGKHKSYCAYVVQRNVTCTLQDGAESYVKAEYHKCSWGPKCPGKVLYRTFFRPKYKIGYKTVTELSWRCCPGFMGEGCHDSPTDQPGLLPQHPSPKMPPGQKMFPMPRLPPYPKSHPDLFPGPKKNQYGRKLPGLFGDRLDRLEEEVRRLSQSYDSLHTMVSGLGDRLRLAIQEDTTKMIGSLMNSPGTPDSSVGFGIIPDGLVDVADKADIATYPPVGEILTKVTEVSDVLKTKADLLHEVQGMVLDHDGQIKHLLESARPSPLTSIDLLEEYVDTRLSNLRGELLDGFEKKLGKIQTTCDFRIQEVRQQCEEEKAANLRLQQTLDGKELEIKKEISQLETQIQGLTVVESCCSNLDYLTDRMNILEKGLHSISESQKNLHSRLDGEISTVTLGNLFEGRFEDLEARLNATERETGSCCSGIEDSMKGTVMAEVDGMRTAFEDKMQTLEDRFMTIVGELNNVSSPMGMDGAVVPVLEGELASMRKRTDETLEVLQNRLITLENTCSLGCTSASKDVETFRTEIEDCQNKNQDLLLRMDSNYDLLRKLNATILEIQRRIEEEASGALQGEITLLKINLNTVSKSLTGLKDSVSQYSDTVTHVNSSLDEHERKIEDEVHSIQEKVNDQGSQLFFSNRRVLNLKGDLERLKARIVSDLSSCKNVAHSLQQEVSHFDERVARVESACGRLGAITGSLDDIREELEKHTGSLWDYMDHMNGTLAAHSQEITGLKDNLLDCQAKVSELAEQVGHLEEKAERRQH from the exons ATGCGGCGGGCGCGGGCGCTGCGCCGCCGCGGAgcgctgctcgcctgcctctccTTGGGGACGCTGCTGGCCCTCGCCGACGCCAAGGGTGCCTTCTacccccccgccgcccccctgCCCTACGGCGGCAGGTACAGCCTCTACACAGCCGGCTCCAGCCCGCAGCTCGGCCCCGGCAAGCCCGTGGGCAAGCACAA GAGCTACTGTGCCTACGTGGTGCAGCGCAACGTGACGTGCACGCTGCAGGACGGGGCCGAGAGCTACGTCAAGGCTGAGTACCACAAGTGCAGCTGGGGACCCAAGTGCCCAGGGAAAGTGCT GTACCGCACCTTCTTCAGGCCCAAATACAAGATTGGATACAAGACAGTGACCGAGCTGTCCTGGAGGTGCTGCCCAGGCTTCATGGGAGAAGGGTGCCATGACAGCCCAACAGACCAGCCTGGCCTTCTGCCCCAGCATCCCAGCCCTAAAATGCCCCCTGGGCAAAAGATGTTTCCAATGCCCAGACTTCCTCCCTATCCCAAAAGCCATCCTGACCTGTTTCCAGGACCAAAGAAGAATCAATATG GCAGGAAGCTGCCTGGCCTCTTCGGGGACCGCCTGGATcggctggaggaggaggtgaggcGCCTTTCCCAGTCCTACGACAGCCTGCACACCATGGTGAGCGGGCTGGGGGACCGCCTGCGGTTGGCCATCCAGGAGGACACCACCAAGATGATCGGCTCCCTGATGAACAGCCCGGGCACGCCAGACTCATCCGTGGGCTTCGGCATCATTCCCGACGGGCTGGTGGATGTGGCAGACAAAGCCGACATCGCCACGTACCCTCCCGTAGGGGAGATCCTGACCAAAGTGACCGAGGTGAGCGACGTGCTGAAAACCAAGGCAGATCTGCTGCACGAGGTCCAGGGCATGGTCCTGGACCACGACGGGCAGATCAAGCACCTGCTGGAATCTGCCCGGCCCTCGCCCCTCACGTCCATCGACCTGCTGGAGGAGTATGTGGACACGAGGCTGAGCAACCTGCGTGGAGAGCTGCTCGACGGCTTCGAGAAGAAGCTGGGCAAGATCCAGACCACGTGTGATTTCCGCATCCAAGAGGTGCGGCAGCAGTGCGAGGAGGAGAAAGCTGCCAACCTGCGGCTGCAGCAGACACTGgatgggaaggagctggagatcAAGAAAGAGATCTCTCAGCTGGAGACCCAAATCCAAGGGCTGACGGTGGTGGAAAGCTGCTGCAGCAACCTGGACTACCTCACCGATCGCATGAACATCCTCGAGAAAGGCCTTCACAGCATCTCTGAGTCCCAGAAGAATCTGCACTCACGCCTGGATGGAGAAATCTCCACTGTCACCCTAGGGAACCTCTTTGAAGGGCGCTTTGAGGACCTGGAAGCCAGGCTCAATGCTACAGAGAGAGaaactgggagctgctgctctggtaTAGAGGACAGCATGAAAGGCACAGTGATGGCAGAGGTGGATGGCATGAGGACTGCCTTTGAAGACAAAATGCAGACCCTGGAGGACAGGTTCATGACCATCGTGGGGGAGCTGAACAATGTCAGTTCTCCCATGGGCATGGACGGAGCAGtggtgcctgtgctggaaggGGAGCTTGCCAGCATGAGGAAACGGACAGATGAAACACTGGAGGTGTTGCAGAATCGCCTCATCACGCTGGAGAACACCTGCTCCCTGGGCTGCACCTCTGCCTCCAAAGATGTGGAGACCTTTCGGACAGAGATCGAGGACTGCCAGAACAAGAACCAGGACCTGCTCCTCCGGATGGACAGCAATTATGACCTCCTGCGCAAGCTGAACGCCACCATCCTAGAGATCCAGCGGCGAATCGAGGAGGAAGCATCGGGAGCTTTGCAAGGGGAGATCACCTTGCTAAAAATCAACCTGAACACTGTGAGCAAGTCTCTGACAGGGCTCAAGGACTCCGTCTCCCAGTACTCAGACACCGTAACACACGTCAACTCCTCACTAGATGAGCACGAGCGGAAGATTGAGGATGAGGTCCACTCCATCCAGGAGAAAGTCAACGACCAAGGTTCCCAGCTTTTCTTCAGCAACCGCCGTGTCCTGAACCTCAAGGGAGACCTGGAGCGGCTCAAAGCCAGGATTGTCAGTGACCTGAGCTCCTGCAAGAACGTGGcccacagcctgcagcaggaggtcTCTCACTTTGACGAGCGGGTGGCGCGGGTGGAGAGCGCCTGCGGCAGGCTGGGGGCCATCACCGGCAGCCTGGACGACatcagggaggagctggagaaacACACGGGCAGTCTGTGGGACTACATGGACCACATGAACGGGACACTGGCTGCCCACTCTCAGGAAATAACAGGACTGAAGGACAACTTGCTTGACTGCCaagccaaggtctctgagctgGCGGAACAGGTCGGGCACTTGGAGGAGAAGGCGGAGAGGAGGCAGCATTAG